In a genomic window of Helianthus annuus cultivar XRQ/B chromosome 10, HanXRQr2.0-SUNRISE, whole genome shotgun sequence:
- the LOC110882931 gene encoding glycine-rich cell wall structural protein 1, translating into MGFSNKWGCVILLGLAIVFHLSALALGDGIGETTRWGDDGCRYGGRRGCGGGRRGGRGYGRGGGYGGGVGHGGGLGGGRGGGGGFGAGGGAGGGVGGGGGLGGGGGAGGGGGAGGGGGVGGGSGHGSGFGAGGGVGGGAGGVGAGGGGGGGGFGAGGGVGSGAGGVGAGGGGGGGGGGGGVGGGSGHGSGFGAGGGVGGGVGGGSGHGGGFGAGGGVGGGAGGVGAGGGGGSGGGGGIGGGSGHGGGFGAGGGAGGGLGGGHGVGAGGGGGKGGGFGVGIGIGIGVGVGAGAGKGSGSGSGSGGGGN; encoded by the exons ATGGGGTTCTCTAATAAATGGGGGTGTGTGATTCTTTTAGGGCTTGCTATTGTGTTCCATTTGAGTGCATTGGCTCTTGGGGATGGCATTGGTGAAACAACTCGGTGGGGTGATGATGGTTGCCGGTATGGTGGTAGGAGAGGTTGTGGTGGTGGTCGACGTGGTGGGAGAGGGTATGGTAGAGGAGGTGGGTATGGTGGGGGTGTAGGACATGGTGGTGGTTTAGGAGGTgggagaggtggtggtggtgggtttggaGCCGGtggaggagctggtggtggagtTGGAGGTGGTGGAGGGCTTGGGGGTGGTGGTGGAGCtggaggtggtggtggagctGGAGGTGGAGGAGGTGTTGGGGGTGGGTCTGGTCATGGTAGTGGGTTTGGTGCTGGTGGAGGAGTAGGTGGTGGAGCTGGAGGTGTTGGtgctggtggtggtggaggtggag GCGGTTTTGGAGCTGGAGGAGGAGTAGGTAGTGGTGCTGGAGGTGTTGGTGCCGGTggaggcggtggtggtggtggaggcggtggcggtGTTGGAGGAGGTTCGGGTCATGGTAGTGGTTTTGGAGCTGGGGGAGGTGTAGGTGGTGGTGTTGGAGGTGGTTCGGGTCATGGTGGCGGTTTTGGAGCTGGGGGAGGAGTAGGTGGTGGTGCGGGAGGTGTTGGCGCTGGTggaggtggtggtagtggtggtggtggaggtatTGGAGGTGGTTCGGGTCATGGTGGTGGCTTTGGGGCTGGTGGAGGAGCTGGTGGTGGTTTAGGTGGAGGACATGGTGTTggtgctggtggtggtggtggaaagGGGGGAGGATTCGGGGTCGGAATAGGGATCGGAATAGGTGTGGGAGTGGGTGCCGGTGCCGGCAAAGGTAGTGGAAGTGGGTcgggtagtggtggtggtggaaacTGA